A single region of the Zootoca vivipara chromosome 2, rZooViv1.1, whole genome shotgun sequence genome encodes:
- the N4BP3 gene encoding NEDD4-binding protein 3, whose protein sequence is MATAQASHVTCDPGHCLFDPYSLDSEPEDGSMGSVGSLVEKQDFLPTAPGGLRGMRQPDGLLRKGMSQREVFGYLHGGKRAEKKHQSSGGGFKRDYESDRENQSPERYFRDNQRAADFSKSSLPERGRFDKCRIRPSAFKVVSGKSLLSMPGLSSAKGQKLSKSNGSLHTLLTQSSTSSSSQRGPLRSHLLHTISLDESTNSIQSFPTYTPRFKPAPTQLSASVGHINHIGGSLDRTSRGPRDPLAVDKAPLSCKSLSRLQSSGEPPPPYEPTYSLEDVVKQLEDRLTEKGMELRQLKRNLSENDDPFTQMFEDKQRLWMDELDELKQMYVAKLQQVMQQAQRSQRALQLQLYKAQQEKKRLQEELDLQQRQCEELRLQQQQAERLSPKLEETQWEVCQKTAEISLLKQQFRDAQEEIAQKLGEIFSLKTQLREVRTELQAKDSQLAQLGDSFQTLPERSSPVPPRDSPMQACQDFLGCETDDSKSQGMQGESAESAEWLWGELLRERRQAQLQAANFEQERKTWQKEKEKVLRYQREIQAGYMEMYYRNQTLERQLSEFRQFQAEPRSISSEPPWIERVESSKI, encoded by the exons ATGGCAACAGCACAGGCTTCTCATGTGACCTGTGACCCTGGCCATTGTCTTTTTGATCCTTACTCTCTGGATTCCGAGCCCGAAGACGGCAGCATGGGCAGCGTGGGCAGCCTAGTAGAGAAACAGGATTTCTTGCCAACTGCTCCGGGAGGTCTGCGCGGCATGCGTCAGCCAGATGGGCTGCTCCGGAAAGGAATGTCACAGCGTGAAGTTTTTGGCTACTTGCATGGGGGCAAGCGGGCTGAGAAGAAGCACCAGTCATCCggaggtggctttaaaagggactATGAGAGTGACCGGGAGAACCAGTCCCCTGAGCGGTATTTCCGGGACAATCAACGGGCAGCTGATTTCTCCAAGAGCTCCTTGCCTGAACGTGGACGCTTTGACAAG TGTCGGATCAGACCCTCTGCCTTCAAGGTGGTGTCTGGGAAGAGCTTGTTGTCCATGCCGGGGTTGTCATCAGCCAAAGGCCAGAAGCTGTCCAAGAGCAACGGGAGCCTGCACACGCTGCTGAcccagagcagcaccagcagctccTCGCAACGCGGCCCCCTCCGCAGCCACCTGCTGCACACCATCAGCCTGGACGAGAGCACCAACTCTATCCAAAGCTTCCCCACCTACACTCCCCGTTTCAAACCTGCTCCAACCCAGCTCAGTGCTTCCGTAGGCCACATCAACCACATTGGTGGTTCCTTAGACAGGACTTCTCGGGGGCCACGGGACCCTTTGGCTGTAGACAAAGCACCTCTGTCTTGCAAGAGCCTGAGCCGCCTGCAGAGCTCTGGGGAACCACCCCCTCCATATGAACCCACATACTCCTTGGAAGATGTGGTGAAGCAGCTCGAGGACCGGCTGACTGAGAAGGGCATGGAGCTCCGCCAGCTTAAGAGAAATCTGAGTGAGAATGATGATCCCTTCACACAG ATGTTTGAGGACAAACAGCGCTTGTGGATGGATGAGCTGGATGAACTGAAGCAGATGTATGTAGCCAAGCTGCAGCAAGTGATGCAACAGGCCCAACGCAGCCAACGGGCACTTCAGCTGCAGCTCTACAAAGCTCAGCAGGAAAAGAAACGGCTGCAAGAAGAGCTGGACCTTCAGCAGAGGCAGTGCGAGGAGCTgaggctgcagcagcaacaggcagAGCGCCTGAGCCCCAAGTTGGAGGAGACCCAGTGGGAG GTCTGTCAGAAGACTGCAGAGATTTCATTGCTCAAGCAGCAGTTCCGAGATGCCCAGGAGGAGATAGCCCAGAAACTGGGTGAAATCTTCAGCTTGAAAACACAGCTGCGGGAGGTCCGAACAGAGCTGCAAGCCAAGGACTCACAACTGGCACAGCTGGGGGACTCTTTCCAAACCTTGCCAGAGCGCAGCTCCCCCGTTCCTCCACGGGACTCTCCCATGCAAGCATGCCAGGACTTTTTGGGTTGTGAAACAGATGACTCTAAAAGTCAGGGGATGCAGGGGGAGAGCGCCGAGAGCGCCGAGTGGCTATGGGGAGAATTGCTGCGCGAGAGGCGCCAGGCCCAGCTGCAAGCTGCAAACTTTGAGCAGGAGCGGAAAACTtggcaaaaggagaaggaaaaagtcCTGCGCTATCAGCGGGAGATTCAGGCCGGCTATATGGAGATGTACTACCggaaccagacactggagaggcAACTAAGTGAGTTCCGGCAGTTCCAAGCTGAGCCCAGAAGTATCAGCTCAGAGCCACCTTGGATTGAAAGAGTTGAGTCCTCAAAGATCTGA
- the LOC118080523 gene encoding PAT complex subunit Asterix-like: MAGNNVMNPRRPNHILRYKPLSTENNPTLEDTTPDYMNLLGMIFSMCGLMLKLKWCAWVAVYCSFISFANSRSSEDTKQMMSRFMLSSLAVVMSYLQNPQPMSPPW; encoded by the coding sequence ATGGCCGGTAACAACGTAATGAACCCACGGCGGCCAAATCACATTCTCAGATACAAACCTCTGTCCACAGAGAACAACCCTACCCTGGAAGACACCACACCAGACTACATGAATCTACTGGGAATGATTTTCAGTATGTGTGGCTTGATGCTGAAGCTAAAGTGGTGCGCCTGGGTTGCTGTCTACTGTTCGTTCATCAGCTTTGCCAACTCTCGGAGCTCAGAAGATACCAAACAGATGATGAGCAGATTCATGTTGTCTAGCTTGGCTGTAGTGATGTCCTATCTGCAAAACCCACAACCCATGTCTCCTCCTTGGTGA